Genomic window (Planctomycetota bacterium):
ATCGCTCAAGCTGACGGTCGAGCGTCAGCCGTGGGGGCGAGCGGCGAAATACCCACGTTCGCCGATGGGCGCGGTCGCTTTGGCGCGTCAGACGATGTACGACGCCCAGTGGTATCGCGATGCCGGCCGGGCCATTGCCGACGATCCCACGCTCGGCCCGATCGATGCGCAGCCCGCGCTCGCCGCGTTGCAGCCCGTGATCGACGGCGAGCTGCCGCTGTGGGTCGTGTGCGACGACGAGCTGTTCGTCCTTCGGGCGGACCGATTCGCGGACGAGTTCGACGTCGACGCTGTCGTTATTGCCAGTGGCGATGAGTTTCGGCGGGCGGATCTCGTTTCTGAGAGCGGCCGGACGATGATCGTGCCGGTGAACTTTCCAAAGGCCCCGGACGTCACCAGCCCGGCCAAGGCGAACGCGGTCGATCTGCAGACGCTGATGACCTGGGACCTGTCGCCCAGCAACCCGAAGTACCTCCACGATCGCGGCCTCGATCTCGCCTTCACGACACACGGCCTCGACGACCATGGCGACTTCCTGCCCAACGTCCGCCGCGCCATCGTCCGCGGCCTGCCCGAAGACGCAGCCGTCGCGATGCTCACCACCAACGCCGCGACGCTCGCCGGTGCGGCTGACCAACTCGGCACGATCGAGCCCGGCAAGCTCGCGAGCCTGACGATCCTCAGCAGCAACCTCGCCGCCGACGAGGCCGAGGTCGTTGAGGTCTGGATCGAGGGTCATCGTCACGAGTTTGACCCGGCCCCGACTGGCGACCTCGTCGGCACGTGGGACATGGGTGGCCAGTCGCTGACCCTCACCGACACCGGCGGCCAGCTCGGCGACGTCGACCTGAAGAACGTCACCCGCTCACCCGACGGCGTCACCTTCACGCTCGACGCCACAACCTTCGACCAAACCGGCGTCGCGTCCGTCTCGCTCACACTCGTCGACGACCAACTCCGCGGCACCGTCGCCCTCCCCGACGGCATGCGTCAGCCGCTCACCGCAACCAAAACCACCGACGCCGAGGCGGAAGCCTCGGGTTCCGACACACCCGAAGTCGACACGCTCCCCGTCCTCACCGACGCCCCTCGGAAGGAAGCCACCGACGGCGTCCCGACCGAACTCCAGACGACCGACGACCAAACTGGCACCGCAAGCACCCCCGAAGCGAGCCCCGAGCGTGAGCGAGGGGTTCTGGAGGTGACCCCGACGACGCGACCCACCACCAACCCCTCACTCACGGTCGGGGCTCGCGTTGATGACCGACCGCTGTTCGAGCCCAACTTCCCGCTTGGGGCTTACGGGACCGAATCGTCCGTTCCAGAGACAGCCCGATCCCGGATCTTCGCACACAACTGCACTGTCTGGTCTCTCGTCGAAGAGCGACCCATAGAAGGCTCGATTCGCTTTGAAAACGGCAAAGTCGAAGGCGTCTACAAGGGCTTAACGCAATCAATCGGCGGCGTCACTGCCGACGAGAAGGCCGTCGTGATCTCCGGCAAAGACGGCGGCAAGCACATCACCCCTGGCCTGATTGATGCCCACTCCCACATCGCCACCGACGGCGGCATCAACGAAGGAACCCAAGCCGTCACGTGCGAAGTCCGCATCGGCGACTTCATCGATCCCGACGACATCTCCATCTACCGCCAACTCGCCGGCGGCGTGACGTCGGCCCTCGTGCTCCACGGCAGTGCCAACCCGATCGGCGGTCAGGCACAGACCATCAAGTTCCGCTGGGGCCAGGGCCCCGAAGCGCTCAAGTTCGACGGGGCCAAGCCGGCCGTGAAGTGGGCACTCGGTGAGAACGTCAAACAGGCCAACTGGGGCGATCGCTTCACGACGCGCTACCCGCAGACGCGCATGGGTGTGCAGGAAATCTTCGCCGACTCGCTCCGCGCCGGCCTCGCGTACAAGCAGGCCCGGGCCGACTTCGAGGAGAACGGCGGCCTTCCTGTTCGACGCGACCTCGAACTCGACGCCGTCGTCGAGATGCTCGACGGCGACCGCATCATCCACTGCCACAGCTACCGCAGCGACGAGATCCTCGCGACGATGCGGACGCTGGAGCAGTTCGGCGTCCGCATGAACACTTTTCAGCACATCCTTGAAGGCTACAAGGTGGCCCCCGAAATGGCCGAGCACGGCGCGATGGCCAGTGCGTTCAGCGACTGGTGGGCGTACAAGTTCGAGGTCTACGACGCGATCCCTTACGCCGGCAGCATCATGCACGACGCGGGCATCGTCGTGACGTTCAACAGCGACGACGCCGAGCTGGCTACGCGGCTCAACACCGAGGCCGCCAAGGCCGTCAAGTACGGCGGCGTGAGCGAGGTCGAGGCGCTCAAGTTCGTCACACTCAACGCCGCCATCCAGCTCGGCATCGACGATCGCGTCGGCTCACTCGAGCCCGGCAAAGACGCAGACTTCGTCGTCTGGTCCGGCCACCCGCTCGACAGCACGAGCGTCGTCGAGCAGACGTGGATCGACGGCGTCAAAGTCTTCGATCGCGAAGAGCACAACGCGGCCATGCAACGCAACGCCGAGATGAAGGCCGCTCTCATCCAGAAGGTCCTCGCCAGCGGCAAGCCCGTCGCCGAGCCGGGCGAGAACGAGCCACGCCCCGGAGCCCTCTGGCCACGCCACGACGAGTTCTGCCACGGCCATGGTCACGACCACGGGCATGGCGACTCGGGTCACGACCACGGACACGATCACTAGCTTCGCGGGTCGTGGTTCAGCACGACATCCGTTCCTTTGCGACAACACTCGATGATCAAGCCTTTTTCCATCATCCTTGCGCTCCTGCTCGTCACGTCGTGCCTTCATGCGAACGACCAGGTCCCGGGCGAACTTGAAGACTTCATCATCGGTGGCGCGACCATCCACCTCGCTGATGGAGAGACCATTGAGCGTGGGTCCATAGAGGTTCGCGGTGGTGTCATCGTCGCGATCCACGAGGGCCGCTTCGAAGTCGCTGTGGGCGACGGCATTTCAATCATCACGTTGAAGGACGGTCATCACGTCTACCCCGGCATGATCGACAGCGCTACGACGATCGGCATGGTCGAGATCGGTGCCGTCCGCGCAACACGCGACGTCGCCGAAGCCGGTGGCGGCGACGCGCTGAACCCCAACGCCCAGGCACGCCTGACATACAACGTCGACTCCGAACTCATCCCGACGATCCGAGCCAACGGCGTCCTCCTGACGCACATCCATCCCACCGGCGGACTCGTTTCAGGGCAGTCGGCGGTCATGCAGCTCGACGGCTGGACCTACGAGGACGCAACCGTCCGTCCGGCGGTCGGCATGCTCGTCAACTGGCCGTCGATGCTCCCGCAGACCGCATGGTGGGTCGAGGAGTCCGCCGAGGAGCAGATGGAAGAACGTGATGAGCGGATCGGCAAGCTCGAAGACTTTTTCGATCGGGCCGCGTCGTACAAGAAAGCACTCGACGCCGCGACGCCAGTCGCGGATGCGGGCGAAGAGTCGGATCCAGAGTCCGCGACTGGCGTCGCGGCGTCCGACTTCGACATTCGCTACGACGCACTCGTTCCCGTCCTCGACGGGACGCTGCCGGTGCTGATCACCGCTCAAGAAGCCAGCCAGATCGAGGCGGCAGTCGCGTTTGCCAAGCGTCGCGGCCTTCGCATGATCCTCGTCGGTGGCGCTGAGGCGGACGTCGTCGCCGAACTTCTGGCGGAGAACGACATCCCAGTCATCATCACCGGCGTGCACCGACTTCCGCGCGGGCGCGATGCGGACGTCGACCAGCCCGGCAAGCTCGCGTCGCGGCTTCGCGATGCCGGGGTGACGTTCGCGATCTCCTCCTCCGGCGGACGCGGTTCGAGCTGGCCGATGCTCAGCCGCAACCTGCCCTACCACGCCGCCGAAGCCGTCGCCCATGGGCTGACGCGTGCCGAGGCCGTCGCTGCCATCACGTCGTCTCCGGCTGAGATTCTCGGCATCGCCGACACGCACGGCACTCTCGAAGTCGGCAAGTCGGCCACGCTCTTCGTCAGCACCGGCGACATCCTCGACGTCCGAAGCAACGTCACACACGCCTGGATCGACGGGCGACGCGTCGACCTGTCGAGCAAGCACACGGAGCTCCGCGACAAGTACCGCAAACGGCTCGGCGACGCGGAATGAGCTACGCGTCGTCGCTGATGAACCTTGCCAGCAGCTCGCCGCGACTGGCGACGTCGAAGGTCTTGTAGAGCAGCTTCACGTGGTCGTGGACCGTGTGCGGGCTGATGCCGAGATGCCTCGCGACTTCCTTCTCGGAGTCGCCGGCGAGCAGGCGGTCGAGCACCTCGCGTGGCCTGGGCGTGAGGGTTGCCTTGAGTTGTCGCACTTCATTGGCCGACGGCGAGAGGATCGATCGGCCCGTCTTGAGTTCAACGGGCTGGACGACGGGATCGCGCGACAGGGCATTCAGGTACTGGCCGACCCGTCGGTAGAAATCGGCGACGAGCTGTCGACGCTCCTTTCGCCGCGAAGGCGACGTGGCCGCTGGTTCAGTGTCGCCAAGCCGGTCCGCAAACTCTGCCTCGGCAGCGGCGATGGCTGCGGGAACGAGCTTGTGCTTGCGGGCGACGTCCACGACGTCGGCATCGTAACGACTTGTCGACCGACGTTGACACACGCGGGTTCGTCCCGATGATCCGGCTATGAAATTCTGGCTGTTGACGCTCGGATGCGTCGTCGTACTCGCCGATGGAGTGTCGGCCCAACTCCCCACCCCTGCCACCCCTGCCACCCCCGCCGCCCCCTCAGACGAGCTCGTCATCGAGCTCGACAGCGGCACACGCCTTCGCGGCGTCGTCGTGAACGAGACCGAAGAGCGACTGGTCTTCGATGCCGACGGCCTCGGCGAGGTGACGATCGATCCCGCAACAGTCGCCAAGCGACTGCCCGACAGTGCTCCGATCCGCCCGAAGCCCAGCAAAGCCGACTTCGGCCCGGCACCGGGGTTGTTCGGGACAGGCATTCTGCGTGGCTTCAATAAAAGCGTTTCGCTCGGCATCAGCGGTCGCGAGGCCGACACGAGCGACCTCAACGTCA
Coding sequences:
- a CDS encoding amidohydrolase family protein, whose product is MIKPFSIILALLLVTSCLHANDQVPGELEDFIIGGATIHLADGETIERGSIEVRGGVIVAIHEGRFEVAVGDGISIITLKDGHHVYPGMIDSATTIGMVEIGAVRATRDVAEAGGGDALNPNAQARLTYNVDSELIPTIRANGVLLTHIHPTGGLVSGQSAVMQLDGWTYEDATVRPAVGMLVNWPSMLPQTAWWVEESAEEQMEERDERIGKLEDFFDRAASYKKALDAATPVADAGEESDPESATGVAASDFDIRYDALVPVLDGTLPVLITAQEASQIEAAVAFAKRRGLRMILVGGAEADVVAELLAENDIPVIITGVHRLPRGRDADVDQPGKLASRLRDAGVTFAISSSGGRGSSWPMLSRNLPYHAAEAVAHGLTRAEAVAAITSSPAEILGIADTHGTLEVGKSATLFVSTGDILDVRSNVTHAWIDGRRVDLSSKHTELRDKYRKRLGDAE
- a CDS encoding amidohydrolase family protein, which translates into the protein MLRLLLAVVLASTAAVLAQPTSLAPPGGLRENQPDTFALTNAKVVVRPGETLDGATIVIRDGRIVSVGEDAPPDATTIDLAGHTIYAGFINAYSEADASGFDEDSYTGHWNDRVHPHLDATDFDVDAEHVRTAGFVAQAVSSNRGIFRGTVALRATSDEGRVITHDLGRSLKLTVERQPWGRAAKYPRSPMGAVALARQTMYDAQWYRDAGRAIADDPTLGPIDAQPALAALQPVIDGELPLWVVCDDELFVLRADRFADEFDVDAVVIASGDEFRRADLVSESGRTMIVPVNFPKAPDVTSPAKANAVDLQTLMTWDLSPSNPKYLHDRGLDLAFTTHGLDDHGDFLPNVRRAIVRGLPEDAAVAMLTTNAATLAGAADQLGTIEPGKLASLTILSSNLAADEAEVVEVWIEGHRHEFDPAPTGDLVGTWDMGGQSLTLTDTGGQLGDVDLKNVTRSPDGVTFTLDATTFDQTGVASVSLTLVDDQLRGTVALPDGMRQPLTATKTTDAEAEASGSDTPEVDTLPVLTDAPRKEATDGVPTELQTTDDQTGTASTPEASPERERGVLEVTPTTRPTTNPSLTVGARVDDRPLFEPNFPLGAYGTESSVPETARSRIFAHNCTVWSLVEERPIEGSIRFENGKVEGVYKGLTQSIGGVTADEKAVVISGKDGGKHITPGLIDAHSHIATDGGINEGTQAVTCEVRIGDFIDPDDISIYRQLAGGVTSALVLHGSANPIGGQAQTIKFRWGQGPEALKFDGAKPAVKWALGENVKQANWGDRFTTRYPQTRMGVQEIFADSLRAGLAYKQARADFEENGGLPVRRDLELDAVVEMLDGDRIIHCHSYRSDEILATMRTLEQFGVRMNTFQHILEGYKVAPEMAEHGAMASAFSDWWAYKFEVYDAIPYAGSIMHDAGIVVTFNSDDAELATRLNTEAAKAVKYGGVSEVEALKFVTLNAAIQLGIDDRVGSLEPGKDADFVVWSGHPLDSTSVVEQTWIDGVKVFDREEHNAAMQRNAEMKAALIQKVLASGKPVAEPGENEPRPGALWPRHDEFCHGHGHDHGHGDSGHDHGHDH
- a CDS encoding LuxR C-terminal-related transcriptional regulator, encoding MDVARKHKLVPAAIAAAEAEFADRLGDTEPAATSPSRRKERRQLVADFYRRVGQYLNALSRDPVVQPVELKTGRSILSPSANEVRQLKATLTPRPREVLDRLLAGDSEKEVARHLGISPHTVHDHVKLLYKTFDVASRGELLARFISDDA